Proteins encoded together in one Ralstonia insidiosa window:
- a CDS encoding class I SAM-dependent methyltransferase translates to MSNKTHEIRPNQSVELLKELHILTRDGKMNQDSRRKLKQVYHLFQFIEPLLADVQQAKGHVSLVDHGAGKSYLGFILYDLFFKEQPAGNTAHGTSHIYGIETREELVTKSTELAARLGFKGMSFLNLSVADSITSDRLPATIDIVTALHACNTATDDAIRFALEKHAQYIVIVPCCQAEVAGVLRKNKGKSLGNALTEIWRHPLHTREFGSQVTNVLRCLQLEAHGYQVSVTELVGWEHSMKNELIIAQYKNLPRKRPTERLHEVISTLGLEELHERFFAPA, encoded by the coding sequence ATGTCCAACAAGACCCACGAAATCCGCCCCAACCAGTCCGTCGAGCTGCTCAAGGAACTGCACATCCTCACGCGCGACGGCAAGATGAACCAGGACAGCCGCCGCAAGCTCAAGCAGGTGTATCACCTGTTCCAGTTCATCGAGCCGCTGCTGGCCGACGTGCAGCAGGCCAAGGGGCATGTCTCGCTGGTTGACCACGGTGCGGGCAAGTCGTACCTGGGCTTCATCCTGTATGACCTGTTCTTCAAGGAGCAACCCGCTGGTAACACCGCCCATGGCACCTCGCACATCTACGGCATTGAAACGCGCGAAGAGCTGGTCACCAAGTCGACCGAGCTTGCGGCTCGGCTCGGCTTCAAGGGGATGTCGTTCCTGAATCTGTCGGTGGCCGATTCCATTACGTCAGACCGCCTGCCCGCCACCATCGACATCGTGACCGCGCTGCATGCGTGCAATACCGCCACGGATGATGCGATCCGCTTTGCGCTGGAAAAGCACGCGCAGTACATCGTGATCGTGCCGTGCTGCCAGGCAGAGGTGGCCGGGGTGCTGCGCAAGAACAAGGGCAAATCGCTCGGCAATGCGCTGACGGAAATCTGGCGCCACCCGCTGCACACGCGTGAATTTGGCAGCCAGGTCACCAACGTGCTGCGCTGCCTGCAGCTGGAAGCCCACGGCTATCAGGTGAGCGTGACCGAGCTGGTTGGCTGGGAGCACTCGATGAAGAACGAGCTGATCATTGCGCAGTACAAGAACCTGCCGCGCAAGCGCCCGACCGAGCGGCTGCACGAGGTGATCAGCACGCTGGGGCTGGAAGAGCTGCATGAGCGGTTCTTTGCGCCGGCTTGA
- a CDS encoding helix-turn-helix domain-containing protein, with protein MTQIQYIERDGHREFAVVPIELWDRIKHLAEDLDDETLFDQAKAEDDGFRVPAAVVDAELAGDHPVRAWRNYRRMTQDALAEATGISKPYLSQIETGQRGGTAELLKKLADALNVPLDLLVDAQH; from the coding sequence ATGACGCAAATCCAATACATCGAGCGTGATGGACATCGCGAATTTGCCGTGGTGCCCATCGAACTCTGGGACCGTATCAAGCACCTGGCAGAAGACCTGGACGACGAAACCCTGTTCGACCAAGCCAAGGCCGAAGACGACGGCTTTCGTGTGCCGGCCGCCGTTGTGGATGCCGAGCTTGCCGGTGATCACCCCGTGCGCGCGTGGCGCAACTACCGGCGCATGACCCAAGATGCCCTGGCAGAGGCCACCGGTATCAGCAAACCCTATCTCAGCCAGATTGAAACCGGGCAGCGCGGCGGCACAGCCGAACTGCTCAAGAAGCTGGCCGATGCATTGAACGTGCCCCTCGACCTGCTGGTCGATGCTCAACATTGA
- a CDS encoding type II toxin-antitoxin system RelE family toxin, whose translation MHAIEFTKQAAQALKAMPRNVAATIRAKIDPLAVDPYAPNPNAKKLAGREGYRLRVGDWRVLYQIEDGRVVIVVLAIKPRGGAYQ comes from the coding sequence ATGCACGCAATCGAGTTCACGAAGCAAGCTGCACAAGCCCTGAAAGCCATGCCGCGCAATGTCGCAGCAACGATTCGAGCCAAGATCGATCCACTTGCAGTCGACCCCTATGCGCCAAACCCGAACGCAAAGAAGCTCGCTGGGCGTGAGGGCTACCGGCTCCGCGTTGGTGACTGGCGTGTGCTGTACCAGATTGAAGATGGCCGCGTTGTGATCGTGGTGCTGGCCATCAAACCGCGCGGAGGCGCATATCAATGA
- a CDS encoding TIGR03862 family flavoprotein, producing MSEPQNVPLVAVIGAGPAGLMAAEVLSNQGVRVEVFDAMPSAGRKFLLAGIGGMNITHSEPLDAFLGRYRARREQLAPIIDRLNPDALCAWIHGLGIDTFVGSSGRVFPTEMKAAPLLRAWLHRLRQAGVHLQMRHRWIGWGTPSDAGHAQTLRFDTPDGERVVQADAVVLAMGGGSWPRLGSDGAWVPHLEARGVQVLPLKPANCGFDADWSPHFQERFAGQPVKSVGISLPSGDDGALEFRQGEFMVTQTGVEGSLVYALSAPIRDALAAAGEATIWLDLAPGWSAQRVRDELMRPRGARSMSSHLQSKLNITGVKLGLLRECLSKEAFADLAQLAAAIKALPLRLTRTRPIDEAISSAGGVAFEALDANLMIERLPGVFCAGEMLDWEAPTGGYLLTACFATGAAAGRGVLDYLATR from the coding sequence ATGTCTGAACCCCAAAACGTTCCCCTGGTTGCTGTCATTGGCGCCGGCCCGGCCGGGCTGATGGCCGCTGAAGTGTTGTCCAACCAAGGCGTGCGCGTGGAGGTGTTTGATGCCATGCCCTCAGCCGGGCGCAAGTTCCTGCTGGCGGGCATTGGCGGCATGAACATCACGCATTCGGAGCCGCTGGATGCATTTCTGGGGCGGTATCGCGCACGCCGCGAGCAGCTTGCGCCGATCATCGATCGCCTCAACCCCGATGCCCTGTGTGCGTGGATTCATGGGCTGGGCATCGACACGTTTGTCGGCAGCTCGGGCCGCGTGTTTCCGACCGAGATGAAGGCGGCGCCGTTGTTGCGCGCCTGGCTGCATCGGCTGCGCCAAGCCGGCGTGCATTTGCAGATGCGGCATCGCTGGATCGGCTGGGGCACGCCGTCAGATGCAGGGCATGCGCAAACGCTGCGCTTCGATACGCCGGATGGCGAACGCGTGGTGCAGGCCGATGCCGTCGTCCTTGCAATGGGTGGCGGTAGCTGGCCGCGTCTGGGTTCCGATGGTGCCTGGGTGCCGCACCTGGAGGCGCGCGGCGTGCAGGTGCTGCCGCTTAAACCGGCCAACTGCGGGTTCGATGCGGACTGGAGCCCGCATTTTCAGGAGCGCTTTGCGGGGCAGCCGGTCAAGTCGGTTGGCATTAGTTTGCCGTCTGGCGACGACGGTGCGCTGGAGTTCCGCCAGGGCGAGTTCATGGTCACGCAGACGGGGGTGGAAGGCAGCCTTGTCTATGCGTTGTCGGCGCCCATTCGCGATGCGCTGGCCGCCGCCGGTGAGGCGACGATCTGGCTGGACTTGGCGCCCGGCTGGAGTGCCCAACGCGTGCGCGATGAGCTGATGCGCCCGCGTGGCGCGCGCTCGATGTCGAGCCATCTGCAGAGCAAGCTGAACATCACGGGCGTGAAGCTGGGGTTGCTGCGCGAGTGCCTGTCGAAAGAGGCGTTTGCCGATCTCGCACAGTTGGCCGCCGCCATCAAGGCGCTGCCGCTGCGCCTCACGCGCACCCGGCCGATTGACGAAGCGATCAGCAGCGCGGGCGGCGTGGCGTTTGAAGCGCTGGATGCCAACCTGATGATCGAGCGCCTGCCCGGCGTGTTCTGCGCGGGCGAGATGCTCGATTGGGAAGCCCCGACAGGCGGCTATCTGCTGACAGCGTGCTTTGCGACGGGCGCAGCCGCCGGGCGGGGCGTGCTCGACTATCTGGCGACGCGTTAG